The sequence below is a genomic window from Gadus morhua chromosome 12, gadMor3.0, whole genome shotgun sequence.
GAACATCCAGCCACACATTTGTCTTCCCTATCATCCGACCAGAACACAGTCTTGTTCAAAATAAGCCCCTTAGGCAacgcaaggcaaggcaaggcaaggcaactttatttatatagcacttttcatacacaaggcagactcaaagtgcttcacatataaacattgtcatacgataaaaaaaataatagataagtaaaagaaaacatatgcaaaaaattagtaaaatagatcacgattttagaaagtgcaatgtgtttAAGATCAGATCTACAGTCTCTCTGGAGTCTGGTACCCACGtcaggactccaacccgacctaaaggaatatggtcctttctctgggactccaacccgacctaaaggaactttgtcctttctctgggactccaacccagattctaggactctaacccagacagaacttgggtctcaTACCCTTATCCTTTCCCGCTGGTATCAgttcatgtatctttctggtaaaaatagaaatataaaggcaaagttaaaaaggccTTTTAGCAATAAAATATGAACGGAGAGTAAATTTACAAAATTTACTTTATATtcataagaaatatatattctgTTGTTTCTTAATGTTGAAAAGTAACACTTAAGTATCTTtagatgttattttatttttgtatacatcattTACAGATATAAGTTCAATCATGAGTATGGCATGATTCCCATGGTCTGCAAAATCAAAGCTTCTATCTTAGGGCTTCTATAGAATTGGCAGACCTCCATATCATACGTTGGCTTTTCTTATTTTTGTCaatttattaattcattcatttattcatcatggaagaaagaaagcaaaaaaGAGTGCTCTCTATTACATTCAGCATTGTTTTGTAGCAGTAAAGGTCACGTTTGGAGTTAAATACTATGTTAATGAGGTTATTTTTTGTGATCAACATTACTATGCAGGGAGATGGTTACTCCAGTTCCTTGCAACTAATTCCATTTTGTTTGGAGCTTACTGGCTATGGCTTATTCTTGGAACTGGTGTAGGCTTAAATGTCCCGAATCTATTTTGGAAAGATTCTATAGATTTCGGTGAAATGTGTTTTCACAAATGTGCTTCAAATGTTCTTCTTATTTGTTCTATAACTCGTAGAATGTTGTGCCTGACGGATGTTTTGTTGCTAATGGCTGCAAGTGTGTTGCTAATGTTGCTGATTTTGAAAGTGCTAGCCCATGTCCCCATTTCACACTCACAAGGGAAAGCAATGAGAGAAATAGCCGGAGGGGGTCTCTTGGTAGAACCTAAGTGTTCCTAGACAGAAGCTACTATCCATCATTTAATTCATCAATGTGCCACAGggcattgctgtgtgtgtgtgtgtgtgtgtttgtgtgtgtgtgtgcgtgtgtgtgtgtgtgtgcgtgtgtgtgtgtgtgtgtgtgtatgtgtgtgtgtgtgtgtgtgtgtgtgctcgtttgCTTGTGTGTCCATAACAGCCTTTCAGAGGAAAGTGGCTTCATTAACACCTAATAACACCCCGGATGCTGTTGTGCTTTCAATGGCACGTGAGCATTATTCACAAGTGCACATGCACTCCCTTACTGTGGCatgcacaaaaaaaatcaacaatacCAGTGTTTGTCCACTTCACGTTTTCTGtactaaatgtttttttttattgtgaaaaaaaagaaagaaaaacggaCAGACTAAAAGATTTGTTTTGGCCAAGATTCAAGGACACTTGAAGGGAATACAGAATGTGGAAGTCATTTACACAGTAATTCCACAGCCCTGTCcttgcccactctctctctctctctctctctctctctctctctctctctctctctctctctctctctctctccctctctctctctctctcccccccatccctcttatccctctcactctctgtctctgtctcgctctctctgccccccatccctcttatctctctctctgctccgtctctcactccctccctgtgAAGCTCTGTTTGGCTGTGTGAGGATGACGCGTCGGCAGCAGGGTCTATATAAAGCTCTGCTCCGCCTCATTGCAGACACACCGCTGCTCTGGCTATACCAAGCGCTCACTCGCCTGTCCTGGAACTACTTTCTGTGCACCTTAACCTCCACCCTACTGACCAGCTGGAGTCCTCCGCTGCCGATATGTGCAAAGGATTATCATCACTTCCAAACTCCTGCCTGGAAAGGTACATGAAATGATAGAATGACCGTGTTTATCGTGGAAGGATTTCATCGCTGTGATTTATCAATGGTGCATTGGGGTTGATTTTACTTAACTGCAGGGAATTTCAAGAAGAGATGAATAATTGTAACTTTGGCTGATGCATCTTAAATCTAACTTGTGCTGCAAAGGACTCTCAAGTCATAAGTAGAAAGTTAAACCTGCAATGCATGCATACTGAAACATTTCTCTAACATGTTTCTTTTTCTTGTGTTCTTCTCCAGGGCCAAGGGACTGAAAGCAAGGCTGGGGAACATTCTGCAAAAACCAGATTGGAAACTGACATGCTGCAAAATAGGGAAAAATCGGTAAGCCTCAATAACTTTAAGTACTAGGATTGTTGCTACCCTGGATCATAACCTTTAATTGAAAATGTCCTATTATACATAgtcattatttatgtttttctcTCATCAGACCCACCACAGAAGAATGCCTCAAGTGGAAGCATTCATTTGAAAAGCTCCTGTCAAGTAAATGTAAGTCAAATTGAAGATCATTGCATGCCTGCACATACAAGTTTATTCATTTAAGATATACGCACCCaatctcccccccacacacacacacacacacacacatacacacacacccctacagaCACAATTATAGCAATCAAGTACAATCTTTATTTAATACTCTGCCTGATGAATGATCTGCAATGCTTAACCctttgttctcctcctccctctccttctctcctctgcagATGGCATGTGTGCCTTCACAGCTTTCCTCGTGTCTGAGTTCAGCGAGGAGAACATTGCATTCTACTTCGCCTGCGAGGAATACAGGAGCACCAAGTCAGCTGCCAAGCTCGCAGCCAAAGCCCAGAAGATTTACGATGAATTCATCGGCAGCGACGCACCACGAGAAGTGAGTGCGCTCTTCACGTCCCCCAATGTGCACGATATCCCAATGCACCAATTCTCCCCTTTGCACTTCGATAGATttagagaatgaaagagaaacCCGACAGAGGTTAACCGGTCCCCTCATTCTTTCCTTCGCAGATCAATATCGACCACGAGACCCGGGACATCACAAAATCCAACATGGAGTCCCCCTCGCCCGCTTGCTTCGACATGGCCCAGCACAGGATCTACATGTTGATGGCCAAAGACTGCTACCCCCGATTCCTACGCTCACAAACTTACAGGGAGATGGCGTACGAAGACGGGGACAAGAGAAGATTTCCTGTCCACCCAGAGAATGTGTGAACGAGATGCATGTCCTGACTATAGGGAGTTTAGTTTGTGCAAGGTCGCCTTACAGAAAAGATGACAAAAAGAGCAGCAGAGAGGGCCGAGAAGCCGGGCTGCGGATCGCTCTGACAGAATGCCATGGGCAGACAGGGGTGGTGGCGGGACAGCAGTGGGAGAGATGGCGATGTGGTGGAGCACAGGCCTTGAGTCTGAGATTTAGGGGCAGAGATAATTTCAGAACAGAAAGGGGTTTATTTTGCCAAGATGGAGCATCGGTGGAAAATTGCCCAGAGTTTAAAAGTATTTTTGCTCATTATTTGACCATAGTACTGGCAGACAATCAGAAGGGAGAAATGGTAAAAGCCATAAAAGCAAGCACATGTGATTGCGTTTTGAATTTGTCTTATACTGTGAGAGCAAAGTGtgaataatgtatttatttgtttaactgtcaatttattgttatttaataTACTTTTCTTACAAAGCAATGTGCAATCTTTCCTATTTATTTCTTGTTCtgattttttttacacaatgatgaattaaataaaaagtTCATGCAGATTGCCTTCCCTCCTTTGATTTCACTCAAACAATTAACTGTCATAGAACACGAGTAATACTCATTTCACCATGATCACAAATCATGCTGATTcacatattaaataaataaatattttttattgctTCTGGCTATTACATCAGAGTGCAATAAAATCCCCCTCAAATGACACAATATACTTAGATAGTGAGAACTAAACATACATTGGCTCATTAATGGGTGAGGTGGTCAGCAGGTGTGACACAGAACTGTTTGTCTCGTCACCTAGGAAACTACGTGAGCCAACCACATCTTCCTGGTGAGAACACTTTCCTGGAAACGGGAAGCAGAAGAAAATGGTGTGACTTCATCAATGTGATGTCTACTGCCAATAAAGCTCTGTCCGTGTGTTTGCTCAAGCCATTATTCTTGTGCAATAAATGGCAATAAAGTTGGGACGAAGCTGGACCTCCAGGCACAGGGCCATGCTTCCACATCACAGACAGAATCCCCGGTGAACAGAAGGTGCATAGCATGCACACAATAGGATAGTGGAAGCGGTAATTGTCTGTGTCCTTTCCTTTAGAACATAATTTTGCTTCTCAATGAAATTAAACTCTGCAAACTCACGTTTTATGGTTTCAGCGGTACGATTATTATCCCCGGCCCATACATTTTATAGTGTTCCATCTTAATGGTAATAACGAACCAATTACTAATGGATATAATGTATCTCCTTGCTATATTATTCGGTCTGTTTAAGACAATGCTCTGCTATTGCACCTTTTCATGAAATAAACTTGTCACCTCATCATTCATAAAAAGAATCTCCATCTCAAAgacatgtgtttttgtgcactCAACACTTGTGGAGTCCCTCCAGGGTCATTCCTTGCCCCCCTTTTAAGTCTTTACTCTAGATGTAGACTGTAGATCTATTGTTATATTGATGACACGTAGCTGTGCATGAAAACCCAAGCTCATCTTCTGCTTTAGACTAACCTATAAAATAACCATCAAATGTGAAAGGTTTCAATTCAACCCTTTTTTTTACAATCAGACTTGTGCTAAGCAGCTTTTTTATTCACAAATGTGTCACATGACGGAAGTAAGATACGCCAATCCACTATTTTGAATTGTCTTTTAAAGTCCAGACCAGAATTTGCCGTTTTTATTTGCAGCATTGAGGATCTCCTACCATTGAAACAAGTCAAAATCGCCTCTGAAAACCCACACATATCCAACACCACACGAGTCCCGTGGAGAGTGAGAACATGTGAGCAGACAACACCTCATTCCATTATTTGCTCTGCTGGTGCACCGTCTGCCTCTGTCTGGGTGTTCGCTGTATAACCCTGTGATAACCCACCAATAGGTTAATCATGGACCACCTAATAACAGGCAATTCATTCCCCCAGCAAACTTCAGTCACCCTGTTGTTCAAACCATTGTCTGGTCATCTTCAACGCCCCAGCCGCATAGTGGCTTCCTAAGCGGGCACAGTGGTTTCCTATTTGTCTACGCCTCATCTTTGCGATGCAATATatctaaaaataataaaatagtacACTTGCCGCGATTGATAGCTTTTGGAGCTATCAAGGGGCCTAGGTATCCGAATCAATTCATTGTAAAAACGTAATGTCAATATCGACGATCGTCTATATATTTCATTGCTGATTATATCATCTGTTCTCTTCCAAGTAGTGAATATTGTAAACGCTGTGTGTGCCTGGCAGTGGCAGACTGCGTTTCACCAGCCAGGGATAGCAGTCTACAAAACCCTCACTTGTGTATTCAAATGTCATTAGTGTAGAGTGGAGCCAATGTCAGGTGTGgaacagctggtacacaatgctGTTGCATATTTACATCCCATAATGTAGCCTCCCTCGCCATGGTAACCCACAGGCCAGTCCTTATCTGATGAATCTGACGAGTGCAACAATCTGTAATGCTGTTTTTTGTAATCAGGCACTACGCACATTAAGTGCAGCCAAAGCAGAAATAGCCCTACATTAATTCACATTTCAAGATGTAAGGTTTTCCAATAACATGCTTTAATAACGGCTTTAAGTAAGCAACTAATGCTTTATTCACATAGCaccttttcaaataaaacattacAAAGTGCTTAACAGAACAGCAAAAATACCAACATAAACAGACAAGAACATGCAATGCTGAAAGAACAGAAACAGGGAGACCCGGCCATTCCCCTGGCAATGATT
It includes:
- the rgs16 gene encoding regulator of G-protein signaling 16, with protein sequence MCKGLSSLPNSCLERAKGLKARLGNILQKPDWKLTCCKIGKNRPTTEECLKWKHSFEKLLSSKYGMCAFTAFLVSEFSEENIAFYFACEEYRSTKSAAKLAAKAQKIYDEFIGSDAPREINIDHETRDITKSNMESPSPACFDMAQHRIYMLMAKDCYPRFLRSQTYREMAYEDGDKRRFPVHPENV